In the Elizabethkingia bruuniana genome, ATGGGCAGTTTGTACTCCTGCTACTCCTAAAACACCGATAACTGCTATATATTGAATATGTTTTTTCATTCGTATATTTTTATTTTCCGCATTTAGCGGATCATCGCTGCATTAATTTAAAAACTTACTTTTTGATTTGAGATTTCACCTGCTTAGCTTCTGTTACTACATCCGGGAAATCTTTATAATTAGCAATAATCTGATCTACTGTATAAGATGCCTGATATTTATCTCCTAATGCAAGATAATTCTTAGCCATTAATACCAGGGATTTAGCTCCCCAGTACTCTTCAGAAGCATAGTTGTCGGAAAGCTTAAAGATCGTTTCATTAGAAGACTTAAATGCTTTTCCTTTGTTCTGATAATAAGCTTTGGCATATAGCGCTTCTGCAGCAACCTCCGGATTAGCAGATTTTTCAAGAGCTGTATAAGCTTTTTTAGCTTCAGAATCATTACCACGCTTCATAGAACTTCTGGCTTTGATAATCTGAGCCTGCTCTTTTACTGAAGGAGAATTTTTAGTATTGGCTAAAACCTGATCTGCATATTTTTCTGCCTGGCTAAAGTCTTCTGCATCTACAGCAATCTTCATCATTTCTGTAACAGCATAATTCTTTATACCGGCATTGGATGAATTCACAAGATTTTGAAGATATTTCTTAGCTTCGGCAGGATTATTTTGTGCAATGTACAATTGAGCCAACCTTACCTGTGCATCTTCCTGATATTCGTTTTGAGTATTTGCTACTTCATTAAGAACAACAGCAGCTTTTGTATTATTCTTAGTCTGGTAGTAGCTTTCCCCTAATTCGTATTGTGCCTGATACAGCTTCTCGCCTGTTGGACGTTGGGTCAGGTATTTTTCGTAATAAGTAATTGCTCCTTTGTAGTCTTTATTAGCATAAAGCTTCTGTGCTGTAGAAAGGTTAATCTCATCTAGCTCACCACTGCTTATTTTAACACCCAGAGATGAAGCAAAACTTTGGTAGCCTGCTGTATCTCCGTTTTTAAGATATACAGTCTTAGCTGCAGCTACTACTTTGTCAGCATAAGCTGTCCCTTTGTAAGTATTTCCTAAACTTTTAAATTCAGCAATAGCTTTATCTGCCTGCCCCAGATCTGCATAATTCTGCGCTCTGTAGATGGAAGCATTTGCAACCAAATCTTTATCCGGAGAAGTTTTAATTACCTGATTAAAGTAATCATTCGCCTCAGCATACCTTTCGTCAGATGCGTAAGCTACACCGATTTCATACTGAGCATCGTCTGTATACTCACTATTCTTATAAGTGGAAATAAGTTTCTTCAGAGCAGTAATTTTAGCTTCAGAGTCCCCTTTAAATCCTAAAGACATTGCCTTTTGGAATTGGGTATAATCTGTGCCATCTGCATTTTGATCATAGATAGCAATAGCATCATTCAGCTCGTTGTTTGCATAATGCGTGTCCGCTAAACGAAGCTCGGCATCATTTTTAAACTCAGCTTTAGGATCTTGCAGATATAACTTAAAGTATTTCTGAGCATCCTCGAACTTTTTGTTCTTAAAGTATGCATATGCCAGATCGTATGGCAATTGTTGTTTTTCTTCGAAGTTTACACCAGAGTTATATAGCTTCTGCAAAGTTTCTGTTGCCGAACCATAATCCCCCATTTGGTATTGACTCTGCCCCATCCAGTATTGTGCACGGGCATTGAAGTCTTTGTTGTAGTTGTACTTCAGTGAATATTCAAAAAGCGTTTCAGCTTCAGTAAAGTTTCCTTTATTAAATTCTTCAGTACCTAATAAGAAAGCTGCTTCCTGCTCAATTTTAGCAGTTTCTGCAGACTGGCTTCCCAACTTTTTAATCGCAGAAAGTGTCTCTTTATAGTTGCCGGAATACAGGTAAGACTTTACCAAAAGACCTTTCATCTCCTGAGAATTTCCTGCATTCGGATATTTAGCTAAATAATTCTGAATAACCTGAGAATTGGATTCAAACGGGTTACCGATATCATAACCCAGTTTAGCATATTGCTCATAAGCCAATTGTTGAACTCTGGAATCATAGTTCATTTGTGAAGCCGAGCGGAATGCCGATAATGCCTCACGTTTCTTTCCTACTTCCAGATATGCATTTCCTAGCTGGTAATATGCATTTTGTGCCAAAGCAGACTGAGAGCTGATTAACTGATTGTAATAGCTAACCGCTTCATCATAACGCTTCATCTGTGCCGCTACGAATCCCATTTCGTAAAGATCACTTTCTGAAGGAACGCTTTTACTGTTCAGATATGTTTTTAGATAAGGATATGCAGCAGCATAATCCTTTTTCATAAAGTAAGACTCTCCAATAATTTTGTTTACTTCTGCAGTATAATCTTTGGAGATATTTTCATTCAGTAATGATTTCCCTTCTTCTATAGCCTTGTCATAATTCTTCTGATTGAAATATAACTGTACATAGTAAGGGCGGATGGTTTGTGCATACTTAGGGTTATCCTTTATAGTATCGAAATACTGGAATGCTTTTTCAGTATTGCCTTCTGCATATTGTAAATGTCCAAGCATATAAGCTACATCCTTTTTACCATCTTCATTAGCATTGGCATAAGCTTCATCCAATGCCTCAATAGCTCCCTTGGTATCACCTGTCATAAATTTGGCATAACCCAACTTCAGGATATACTGTGTATTTTCCTCTTTGCTCAGGTTATACTGATTTACTTTCTTCAGGCTCTCCAAAGCTTTTGGAAAATCCTTTTTTGCCAGATAATAATCTGCTAAAGGACCATTCGCCAAAGCAAAATAAGCACTCTTCGGATACTTTTTTGTAAAAGCTTCCAATCCTTCTTCAGAGTGATTCTGATTCAGGATTACGCCTATAATATTATCATAGAAAAGGGATGCCTCTTTCCTGGCTCCCTCCGGATTCTGATAAAAATATTGGCGTGCAAATTCGTATTGTGCTGCTTTATAGATTTTATTCTGGTAAAGCTTCTCTGCTAAGGATGTTCTGTACTCTTCTCTATTCTTAAAGAAGGCCGATTGTTGGGCGAATGCAGGAGTTACTGCACCAAAAAGCCCGGCGTAAATGAGAATGTTTTTAGGACTCATTAATAAAAAGTAGGTGTTAAACGTCTTCTTCTACAACGATAAACCAATAAGATTTATTGTAGTAATGGTATATTTCGGGTAAAAGTACTAAAAACTTAGTGATTGCCATAAACCGTAGTTGTTAAAAAAAGCATAAATTAACTTTACAGAATTGAGCCTGAATAATTTGTAATTTTAGCAATATGTGAAAATTAACTGTAATAAAATATAGTGTCATGAAACAAAGTACCACCATTGCAAATCGATTACGCGAAGTACTACTCAACGGACATTGGATAGCCAATACTAATTGTAAAGAACAGTTACAACTGGTTACCTGGCGGCAGGCTATCCATAAGGTTGGAAATCTAAATACCATTTCAGCACTCACCTTTCATCTTAACTACTATCTTTCAGGAGTTTTGCACGCTTTTAATACAGGTAAACTTGAAATAAAAGATCAGTATAGTTTTGATCTTCCTCCTATAGAAAATGAAGCAGACTGGCAGAAGCTTACAGATAATTTTTTGAGAAATGCAGAAATGTTTGCTGCTAAAGTAGAAGAAATATCTGATGAACAATTACAGGAAGCTTTTATAGATGAAAAGTATGGTACTAACCTTAGAAATGTTGAAGGAATGATTGAACACTGCTATTACCATTTGGGACAAATTTCTCTTATCAGAAAGCTTATTGCAAACATATAGTTCAGCTTTTTCTGATTTAATCTTTATTTAAAATAGCATCTGCTACTCTGCCATTGATTTCCAGATATTTTCTTTCCGGGAATTAACATTATGTTAATTTTTATTAAAGCTTTATTATATTTTATTTTACTTTTGTGCTTCTCAACTATTAAAGTCCAACTTATGAAGCAACTTTTCAGAAGGAAAAATATAATCGACTTAGCGTCGAAAAAAGATGGCGAAGACCCATCTGGTTTAAAAAGAATCCTTAGTGTAAGGGACTTAACGTTTTTCGGGATTGCAGCCATTATTGGTGCCGGAATATTCAGTACCATAGGCAGAGCCTCTTATGATGGTGGTCCCGCAGTAAGCTTACTATTTCTAATGGTTGCTGTAGCCTGTATTTTTACAGCACTGTGTTATGCACAATTCTCCTCTATGATCCCTGTAAGTGGAAGTGCTTACACCTATGCTTATGCTTCTCTGGGAGAAATATTTGCCTGGATTATTGGCTGGGCGCTTATTCTGGAATATGCTGTATCAAACATGGTTGTTGCTATTTCCTGGTCCGAATATTTCACCTCTATGCTTCAGGGATTTGGTATAAAGTGGCCCGATTGGCTGGCAATAGATGCAGGTTCTGCATCACGTGCCTACGAACAGGTTTTGCATGCTAAAGTCGGAGAACACTTGCCTAGTAATATTATTGCGGCAGCCAAAACATACGAAACAGCTCCTGTTATAGGGAATCTCCATATTCTTTTCGATTTGCCTGCAGGTTTAATTACCGTATTAATTACTGCATTGGTATTTGTAGGGATTAAAGAATCTAAAAATGTAAGTAATGGCCTTGTAATCCTAAAACTAGGTATTATTGCCTTGGTTATAGTTGCAGGTGCCTTCTTTGTAAAGCCTGAAAATTGGTCTCCTTTTGCGCCAAATGGTGTAGGCGGAATTCTAAAAGGTGTAGCAGCTGTTTTTTTTGCCTTTATTGGTTTCGACTCTATATCCACTACTGCCGAAGAATGTAAAAATCCACAGCGGGATATGCCAAGAGCTATGATCTATTCATTGGTAGTTTGTACTGTTTTATATATCATTATCTCTCTTGTTCTTACGGGAATGGTAAACTATAAAGAACTACGTGTAGATGATCCGTTAGCCTTTGTTTTCGGGAAAGTAGGAATGAATTTTATTGCAGGTGTAATCTCTGTAAGTGCCGTTATTGCAATTACCAGTGCGCTTCTTGTATATCAGATCGGACAGCCAAGAATCTGGATGACAATGAGCCGTGATGGTCTTTTAGGTAAGAAATTCGGTAAAATTCACCCTAAGTACAAAACACCAAGCTACTCTACTATTATCACCGGTATTCTGGTTGGACTTCCGGCTATGTTTCTGGATATGCAGTTTGTAGTAGACTTAACCAGTGTAGGTACATTCTTTGCCTTTATTATGGTATGTTCCGGAATCCTATATCTGGATTACAAAGGATACAGCAAAACTGCTAAATTCAAGATCCCATACATTAATGGTAAATATCTGATAGGA is a window encoding:
- a CDS encoding amino acid permease, producing MKQLFRRKNIIDLASKKDGEDPSGLKRILSVRDLTFFGIAAIIGAGIFSTIGRASYDGGPAVSLLFLMVAVACIFTALCYAQFSSMIPVSGSAYTYAYASLGEIFAWIIGWALILEYAVSNMVVAISWSEYFTSMLQGFGIKWPDWLAIDAGSASRAYEQVLHAKVGEHLPSNIIAAAKTYETAPVIGNLHILFDLPAGLITVLITALVFVGIKESKNVSNGLVILKLGIIALVIVAGAFFVKPENWSPFAPNGVGGILKGVAAVFFAFIGFDSISTTAEECKNPQRDMPRAMIYSLVVCTVLYIIISLVLTGMVNYKELRVDDPLAFVFGKVGMNFIAGVISVSAVIAITSALLVYQIGQPRIWMTMSRDGLLGKKFGKIHPKYKTPSYSTIITGILVGLPAMFLDMQFVVDLTSVGTFFAFIMVCSGILYLDYKGYSKTAKFKIPYINGKYLIGILLIATGIIVYNKFGIALIKESIAEKPLLVVFIAVWAGLAIAALKYKFSLIPILGILFNLYLMTELGLSNWTMFLIWLAIGLVIYFTYGYKNSKLNKKYEQLV
- a CDS encoding DinB family protein; this translates as MKQSTTIANRLREVLLNGHWIANTNCKEQLQLVTWRQAIHKVGNLNTISALTFHLNYYLSGVLHAFNTGKLEIKDQYSFDLPPIENEADWQKLTDNFLRNAEMFAAKVEEISDEQLQEAFIDEKYGTNLRNVEGMIEHCYYHLGQISLIRKLIANI
- a CDS encoding tetratricopeptide repeat protein, which codes for MSPKNILIYAGLFGAVTPAFAQQSAFFKNREEYRTSLAEKLYQNKIYKAAQYEFARQYFYQNPEGARKEASLFYDNIIGVILNQNHSEEGLEAFTKKYPKSAYFALANGPLADYYLAKKDFPKALESLKKVNQYNLSKEENTQYILKLGYAKFMTGDTKGAIEALDEAYANANEDGKKDVAYMLGHLQYAEGNTEKAFQYFDTIKDNPKYAQTIRPYYVQLYFNQKNYDKAIEEGKSLLNENISKDYTAEVNKIIGESYFMKKDYAAAYPYLKTYLNSKSVPSESDLYEMGFVAAQMKRYDEAVSYYNQLISSQSALAQNAYYQLGNAYLEVGKKREALSAFRSASQMNYDSRVQQLAYEQYAKLGYDIGNPFESNSQVIQNYLAKYPNAGNSQEMKGLLVKSYLYSGNYKETLSAIKKLGSQSAETAKIEQEAAFLLGTEEFNKGNFTEAETLFEYSLKYNYNKDFNARAQYWMGQSQYQMGDYGSATETLQKLYNSGVNFEEKQQLPYDLAYAYFKNKKFEDAQKYFKLYLQDPKAEFKNDAELRLADTHYANNELNDAIAIYDQNADGTDYTQFQKAMSLGFKGDSEAKITALKKLISTYKNSEYTDDAQYEIGVAYASDERYAEANDYFNQVIKTSPDKDLVANASIYRAQNYADLGQADKAIAEFKSLGNTYKGTAYADKVVAAAKTVYLKNGDTAGYQSFASSLGVKISSGELDEINLSTAQKLYANKDYKGAITYYEKYLTQRPTGEKLYQAQYELGESYYQTKNNTKAAVVLNEVANTQNEYQEDAQVRLAQLYIAQNNPAEAKKYLQNLVNSSNAGIKNYAVTEMMKIAVDAEDFSQAEKYADQVLANTKNSPSVKEQAQIIKARSSMKRGNDSEAKKAYTALEKSANPEVAAEALYAKAYYQNKGKAFKSSNETIFKLSDNYASEEYWGAKSLVLMAKNYLALGDKYQASYTVDQIIANYKDFPDVVTEAKQVKSQIKK